In Onthophagus taurus isolate NC chromosome 6, IU_Otau_3.0, whole genome shotgun sequence, a genomic segment contains:
- the LOC111414727 gene encoding uncharacterized protein: protein MISSFSFLIFYLLILSSKSEDVRLDILPPEEAKQIIDSKDQTLKYAPKIDSNVPAVRVLGKTPTNVLEDIYLANQYHGQDGLGSYLYGYSVPDIAKTEKKQAGGDLKGSYQYIVDDGKEIKVEYWDDGTGFHQVDNTAEIAPKQVDDSPDVKAAKEEFFKRWHEEAQRNSQGSNPPPNIPGSAHPGQNYPHGAQGSGFSSNLAGQQQPGQGGGQYQQPNLQSATGPAQVLNQRPNYGQQSPNDNTGDGGNWKYEPTPEEQGPPHGFFYNVDYPVGIIVNKQGQQKRETLQDIYVKNKENFERSVFEGMGNASGYQAHG, encoded by the exons ATGATTTCCTCTTTCTCGTTCCtg attttttatttgctCATTTTATCGTCGAAATCCGAAGATGTTCGTTTGGATATATTACCACCAGAAGAAGCCAAGCAAATAATCGATTCCAAAGATCAAACTTTGAAATACGCACCAAAAATTGATTCGAACGTCCCAGCTGTTAGAGTGTTAGGAAAAACTCCAACGAACGTTTTAGAAGACATTTACTTGGCCAATCAATATCACGGTCAAGATGGACTTGGAAGTTATTTATATGGTTATTCAGTACCTGATATCGCTAAAACTGAGAAAAAACAAGCTGGAGGTGATCTAAAAGGTTCCTATCAATACATCGTCGATGatggaaaagaaattaaagtcGAGTATTGGGACGATGGTACAGGATTTCATCAAGTTGATAATACTGCGGAGATAGCACCCAAACAAGTTGATGATTCACCAGATGTTAAAGCAGCTaaagaagaattttttaaaagatggcaCGAAGAGGCACAAAGAAATAGTCAAGGATCTAACCc ACCTCCAAATATACCAGGATCAGCACACCCAGGTCAAAATTATCCCCATGGCGCTCAGGGTTCAGGATTTAGCTCGAATTTAGCTGGGCAACAACAACCGGGACAAGGAGGGGGTCAATATCAACAACCTAATTTGCAATCTGCCACTGGACCTGCTCAAGTTTTAAATCAACGTCCAAATTATGGCCAACAATCGCCGAATGATAATACTGGTGATGGAGGTAATTGGAAGTATGAACCAACACCGGAAGAACAAGGACCTCCACATGGTTTCTTTTATAACGTTGATTACCCTGTTggaattattgttaataaacaaggACAACAAAAAAGGGAAACACTTCAggatatttatgtaaaaaataaagaaaattttgaaaggtCCGTTTTTGAAGGAATGGGAAATGCTAGCGGATATCAAGCTCatggataa